A region of the Pseudorca crassidens isolate mPseCra1 chromosome 9, mPseCra1.hap1, whole genome shotgun sequence genome:
AAGAGCAGAAAGAGTTCCAGAAAGTGGCGTTCAACTTTGCTGCCCGGGAGATGGCGCCAAACATGGCAGAGTGGGACCAGAAGGTGCGGGTTTTCCTGTGCTGGATGTCCCCACAGACACCTCGTGCAGTGACCCTTATCTCCTCCTTATGATCCAGATTGTTTGGTATTTATTCTCCACTTAAAACTCTCACAGCGAATGCAAGTTCCAGGAGTGGTGTGATTCCTTTCCTGGAAAGCATCTTCCGCATCCTGTAgatatcatttcttttaattgcaCAGAGATTTGGGCACTCTTAAACCAAGGCAATTCTATTGATGATAAAAAGAAACTTTGATGCCAGAAACCAGTCCTTATAGAATGCATTTTAACTGGTTCCACTATATAGATGACAAAAGGCATGTTAAGAGACTCCCTACTCTCTCCCGAGTGCAAACGTCTTGATCCTTCCTTGTGCCCTCTAAAGAAAAGGCCGTTTGTGAATAACTTGCTGATGACCCTGCGCTCTTTGTACGCAGGAGCTGTTCCCAGTGGATGTGATGCGGAAGGCAGCCCAGCTGGGCTTTGGGGGGATTTACGTACGAACAGATGTAGGAGGGTCTGGACTGTCACGGCTCGACACCTCTGTCATCTTTGAAGCCTTGGCCACAGGCTGCACCAGCACCACAGCCTACATAAGCATCCACAAGTGAGTGGCCAAGATCGGGAAGCACGGTGACGTGCTCGTGCGGGCTGGCTGggaaattttatataaacagGGAAAAGGTTGCTCTTTTCAGGTTGGCTGTCCTTGAAGGACTAGACAGTTAAAAGTTCGCAGTTAGGTCTGCTGCTCCCTGTTGGACTTGAATCTGTCATCTTGTATGTTGCTTAGAGAATGCTGGCCTTCTCCCAAATTCCAGATTGACCTGGTACCAAACAGACTTCTCCAGTAGAGTGGTTGGGGCCTGTTCCCTTTTCCTCAGCCCAGAGATGAAGCCTCCACTAATTTGGGAAAGGACATGTGACTCCTTGATTTTTAGGGAGCTCAGTTAACCTAACTAGAAATAGCATGAACAGCATCCAGGTGGGAAATACCTTGGCCCTGGGTACGTCTGGGTAGTATGTGTTCCAGGAATATGTGTTAATCCAGGCCTTTGCTTTAAAGATGAATCTTCTCAATTGTGACTTTTCCCTTCCCACTCTGTTCTGCTTCACTCTACTTTGCTGCCTTTGTTCTCTTTCCCCgttcccctcccccctcaaatttccttttcttttccctctctatCTCTGTCAATGTCTCTTCTTGGTGTACCTGTCAGCATGTGTGCCTGGATGATTGATACCTTTGGAAGTGAGGAACAGAGGCACAGGTTTTGCCCTCCACTCTGTACCATGGAGAAGTTTGCTTCCTACTGCCTCACTGAACCAGGTGGGTTTGCCATGCAGCAGGAGGTGTGGCTCATGGGAAATCACGGGGCGTGCCTTCTCAGCCCCGCACGTGTAGCCGTTGTTGACCAGGAGTGCCTGATGGCCGTGGCCTGATGTCACAGGCTAAGAGCTCTCTAGGGCAGAGTCTTTCCAGGCTGCAGACCAGAACCTCCTTGTAGGAGGCTCCTTGCAAGCTAGTGTGATGGGAGATGGAAAAGGGTCTGATTGCCGTATGCAGTTTTCACAAGTATAGAGAGCTTCTCAGCCATATGCATTTTAAAGTATCAAACTCTGAGGTGTTTTTTGTAAGGGAAGATTTCTCAGGTAGAGCCTTGCCGGGGCTTCCTTACCTTCCCAGGCTCTCTCCCACCTCTGTGCTTCCCTCCTGTCCCTGCCATAGGCAGTGGGAGTGATGCCGCCTCCCTCTTGACCTCTGCCAAGCGACGAGGAGATCATTACGTGCTCAGTGGCTCCAAGGTACAAGCATGCCGTCCTCGGTCCTCCCCGGGCAGACTGTCCCCCTCCTGTCTCCACAGCCTGGACCCCAAGTCCGCGAGTGAACGTTCCCGGGGGTGGTACGTGTGGGAGGGAACCTCAGGCCGACTTCCCGTGTtcactgtctctgtttctcttctgGTCTCAGTCCACTTAGTTCCGTTCACTAGTGTCTGTCCTTGCTACAGCCTCAGTGCCGGCTCTTTGTAACCCTCCTTAGTTTCTCTGTGCCACCATATCTCTCACTGTCCCATCGTCAGAGGACCGCAGTGTTTTCCCCTCTCCAAACCCGCAGGCCTTCATCAGTGGTGGAGGCGAAGCAGACATCTATGTGGTCATGTGCCGAACAGGAGGACCAGGCCCCAAAGGCATCTCGTGCATAGTTGTTGAGAAGGGGACCCCTGGCCTCAGCTTCggcaagaaggagagaaaggtgaGTGCGGTTGGACAGGGAGAGTCAGGTCGTGAGCCTCTTGCTTCTGCCAGACCAGCCTCTGCTCTGTTTCGGGAAATGGGTTCCACACTGGCTCACTGGCCTTCAATTAGGGTTTCCACAGTGTATCAGCGGGATAGGGCGTCAGAGTGCGCTGGACCGCTGGTGAAGTGGCAGCATTTGCCAGGAAGTTCATCAATAGGAGGGGTTTCTCTGTCATCTCTCCTGCAGCCACTTTTGGCCTGTATCTCTTATCTACCTTCTTATCTTGATGCCCTCTTGTTCCCCCAGGAGGAAATGCTTGCAGAAGACTAGAGGTCTCAGGAATGAAAAGCATATGGGCCACTTTTCTTctctaaataaaaatacagtaaaactcACTGGAAGTGATTGTGGGTCTTTCAGTAATGTAAGAGGAAGAGTGTTTCCATAGACTTCGAGAAGACGTTTTTAGGATTAAGAAGTAGCCAGGCCATGAACAGTAGACCTGTGGTTATGTAACTGTCACTGGTGATGAGGGTGGGATCTAGTCCGGTGGGCCAGGCCAGGTGACTGGCCTCCACCTCCAGCAGGTACTGTTAGAGTTGGAGCTTTTGGAGAGAAGTCAGTAATGAAATGGCCCCTAATCTACCTCTCCTCTCCTGGCTCCCCGGTTCCCCATTCGTCCCTTCATGACCTTCCTGATCCTTTGTAGCTGCTAGGAGCTCAGAGGTTCAGTGCCCCTTCTCTTGTACAGGAAAGCAGGACCTGCTAGACACAGACTCTGCAAAGGCTTACACTCGCTCCTGGGGGTACAAGAATCACCACAGCTTGTCTGGGATTCTAAGACATCGGCTTACCTTTATAAGCTATGTAAGCTGTGTACACGTGGTATATGAGATAGGTAGCTCTAAGACTTCTTAATCCTAGGAATGTCTGTTTGGGATTATAAGACAGACTGACATGGAGCCTGACATAATTTTACAGGACCAAGTCATACTGATTCTGGTGTTTGTGCTTGTAAAGATAGTGATGATTATTTCAGCGCATCAGTATTTCTGGTATCGGTTGATAGCATACCAAAGCTGACAAGGTTAGGGCCTGGAGAAAAACTGTAAGTAAATTCCATAAACAAAAAGCGTCTCTTTACCTTTACTTTCTGTCTCCTCTCGCTTTTAAGCATATATATCgtatttctttttgcttgttttcttcttaattatTCGTCTTGCTTTACGTGTCCTATAATGTGTGGGGAATTTGGAAGGGTGTCTCATTCATTGAGCAGCTAGCAGGGGTCCACTGTACCGAGTGGTGGGACAGAGCAGGGGCCCGCACGGACGCGCCCTGCCCTGTAGAATTGGCCTGTTAGCAGCAGGGTGAAGGGCGGGCGCAGGAACCAACACGGTGCCTTCCATCAGCGCTCAGGGCAAGGGAGGAAGGCAGGCTGGAGGCTACGTCATGGACGGAGGAGAGCTTCTCAGGGTGGGGACAGACGACTCTCTGAAGATGAGGTGTCCTTTGAGATGAGGTCTGCAGCGTCACGGGAGCCGGCCGTGAGGACAGTTCTGGGCAGAGACGGCAGTGGGACAGAGGGCCCGAGGTGGGGGCAGGATGAGCCTGTTTGAAGAAGCCAGAGCCTCTCCGTGTGGCCGGGGGGTCGTGAGCAAAGGGAACGGTGTGGGATGAAgttggagaggcaggcagggctgcGCAGGCCGGGTGCAGGGTCACCCACGGATCGCCATGGCTGATTTGGCTGCCGTGATGGCCTGAGCAGCGGGTCTTTCTCTCCAGCTGCATGGCCGTCTTTCCTGCAGGCACATGCTTTGACTTGGCCTACTGAGCACATTTTGTAGCTGAGAGCTTTAAACAACCAGTTCTGCATTGGCTTTATGGGAAAGTGGTGTGAGGAATTGTTTTATGTTGGATTTAATTGTTAAAAGGTTTCGTACAGAAGAATGCGTTTTCCCGTAGGAGGGGTGGCAGTGGGAAGGCAGTCTGTGGAAGGAAAGACAGATGGACGGGACAGGGCTCCCCTGGTCCTGGGCGGCCGGGGCTgccagaggggtggggaggagggtctTCTTTCTGGCTGCAGCCTCCCAGGGGCTCTGGGGGTTGAGGAGCGGGGTTCTCTGCCCGGGGGAGAAGGGAGCTGCTTTCACAGGAAGGGGCTAGGAGGTAGCAGCTGTTTGTATGTGGTTCTCTTATGATTGGCTGTCGTTAAGGTCTGCCCGTCTGCCCCGTTCCACGTGTGTATGTTCTGGATGGGAGGTAAGTTCCAGGGAGACCACACAGGCCAGTGTGGGAAGGTTTCAGACTTGGGGGCCTGAAAGACAGCGAGGTCAGTGCTGGCTCAGGCGACCGGAAGGGCCTCAGGAGGTTCCAGCGAAGCTCGACTTTGACGGAGGTTGGAGATGGGAGTGCTtccggggagggagaggagaagcagAAGTATGGTCAACAGGCCAGCCGCACAGGTCGCAGAACAGTTTGAGTGGAATCGAGGGTACAGGGTGACGGACAGAAGAGAAGGACTGAGCCCTTCTCTTGGAAGAAAAACCTTAAATAAAAGGCTGTGGGTGGAGCGCCTCTTCCCACGGCAGGGAGCCCTGAACGAGGGCAGTGGGGCTCTCAGCTGTCGGGGAGCCGGGGGCTTTGTCTGGTCTTGTGCTCTTCAGGATCTGCctcactgagcctcagctccctgggAAAAGCAGACACCAAGAAGCCCCTCATGTGCAGTGTTTGCCAGTTTCTGTGGTGGAAATACTCTCCCCGGACCGATTTCTGGCTTCCGGGGTGATGTCACCGGGATGATGTCACCAGGGTGACGTCACCGGCAGCCAAGCTGAGAGAAGGTGTGTGTGATTGGCTCCCACGCGCCAGTGCCTGCATCTCGCCGGGTCCGTGCAGCCGATGGCCAGCGTGGTGGACGTTACGGCACCACGTGCAACAACGCTGAGCTCTTCAAAGGACAAGGGTGGCTCTTGGTCATTATGATCCTTGCGCTGTCCTTATAAAAGGACACATACTCCGAGTAATCCTTATACCGTCAATGTTTTTTATAGAAGAATATACTCATGGAGGTGCCACAAAGGAGGAGGGCTCTGCCCGATCCTGAAGGAAGCGGTGGGAAATGTTTGGGGACAGGTTGGTCTGGTGGAGTGGGCGCTAGGAAGTAGATGCTCGTAATGTGTTGAAAATGTtgagctgaaagagaaaaacctgagtCGACAGATATTTGTGTGACCTTTCTATTTTTCCTCATTGAAGTTCCCGAGGGACTAAGTCCAGGGATAGGAGAGCCTGGTGGACAGGACGCTGCCCTGAGCGGTCAACTTCTGGGCAGCCACACAGCCCCTGATTTTTGCCAGGTGGGGTGGAACTCACAGCCGACCCGAGCGGTGATCTTTGAAGACTGTGCTGTCCCTGTGGCCAACAGGATCGGGGACGAGGGCCAGGGCTTCCTCATTGCCATGAGAGGACTGAACGGGGGGAGGATCAATGTCGGTGAGGACCCCAGGGGGCAGGAGCGGCGGGCGGGCAGCACGGTCCCCTGGCTCACTTGACGTGTTGGTACCGTCCTTCCTAGCGTCCTGCTCTCTGGGCGCTGCTTATGCTTCGGTCATCCTCACCCGAGACCACCTCAAGGTCCGGAAGCAGTTTGGAGAGCCCCTGGCCAGTAACCAGGTAACGTCCCCGGTGTCCTAGCTTTTGCTTTTGTCTCTAGAACATTCTCTACAACTGTGGGGCCCTGATGTCTCTTGTGGGTTCTGCCCCCATTTCAGCCAGAACTTGTGCTCTATTTCTGTCAATAATTGTTTAATAATTTTTGCTTATAGTCGTGAAAAGATTCGTGATACATTGACTGGCAAGAAAAAGCACGACATTTTAGAGGAGTATGCTTCTGCTTTGTTTACAGAatacatgaatatgtataaatttttttaaattaatttacttgtctgtctttggctgcttttgttcttcactgctgtgcacagctttctctagttgcggcgagcaggggcttctcatcgcggaggcttctcttgttgtggagcacgggctctaggtgcgcaggctttggtagttgtggcttgaaggctctagagcacaggctcagtagttgtggcacatggggttagttgctccgcagcatgcgggatcttcccagaccagggctcgaacccgtgtcccctgcgttggtaggcggattcttaaccactgcgccaccagggaagccctaaatttcttttaaaagattttttttttttgatgtggaccattttttttcttaagtctttattgaattgttacaatattgctctgttttatgttttgattttttggcagCAAGGCAGGTGGGATGTTAGCTCCCTGACTgtggattgaacccacaccccctgaattgaaaggtgaagtcttaaccactggaccaccagggaagtccctgtataaatattaatgaaacacTTTCAGGGATACATCTGAAAAATGCAAGAAGTAATTATTTCAGGGGGATGGGATTAGAtgatttatctcttttttcttttgcttgtgttccagtttttctttcttttttctttattgaggtaatgctggtttataacattatatgtttcatgtatacatttttttttttttttttgcctgcaccgtgtggcatgtggcatgtgggatcttagttccctgaccaggaatcaaacccgtgtcccctgcattgggagcgtggagtcttatccgctggaccaccagggaagtccctcacgtATACATTATAATTGGatttctgtatacactacagtgaGCTCACCACTGAAAGTCTGATTTCCATCAATCAGCATAACAGTTGAtctcctttacccatttcaccctcccctcacccccttcttctctggtaaccaccagtctgttctctgtatctatgtggtgttgttttgttttgtgcattcatttattgtgtgtgtTTTAGACTCTTcgtatgagtgaaatcatatggtatttgtctttctatgtctgacttatttcacttaacataatattctctaggtccatccatgttgtcacaaaaggcaagattccattcttttttatggctgagtaatattccattgtatacgtaCACCCCGTCTTCTTTGtgcatttatctattgatgggcacttaggttgcttccatatcttggctgttgtaaatagtgctacagtgaacatagaggtgcatgtatctttttgaattagtgttttcatattctttggaaaTATACCGTAAGTGGAACGGTTGGATTGTAAGATAGTTCTGTTCCGCCCTTAGCCTAATGGGGTTCCTTTGTAGGTTATTGCCCTTTTTTTCtgactgcctttaaaattctttctttgtcattgacTGTGGACAGTTTTAATATtatgtgtcttggagaagatcTTTTTGCGTTGAGATAATTAGGTTTTCTCTTAGTTTCACGGACTTGTGTATccagttccttccccaggtttgggACACTcttagctattctttttttttttttaatttatttattttatttttggccgcgttgggtctttgttgctgcccacgggcttttctctagttgcagtgagcgggggctactcttccttgcggtgtgcgggcttctcattgcggtggcttctcttgttgcagagcacgggctctaggtgcgcgggcttcagtacttgtggctcacaggctctagagcgcaggctcagtagttgtggtgcatgggcttagttgctctgcagcatgtgggatcttcccagaccagggcttgaacccgtgtcccctgcattcgcaggcggattcttaaccactgtgccaccaaggaagccctcagcTCTTACTTCTAAACAAGCTCTGTGCTCCCTTCCcctgtcttttccttctgggatgcCCACTGTCCTTCTGTTGCTCTTCCTGATGGAGTGGGATAGCTCTCGTAGGATCCCGTGTTTTTAATCTtagctctctctcctctcctgcctgaatcatttctagatttcCGTCTTGGAGCTCACTAGTTCCCTCTTCCTTGTGGTCGGCTCGATCCCCATTGCCCTCTAATGCATTTTCCgtctcatttattgagttcttcagctccagaattttggTTGGATTCTTTCTTAAGAGTCTCAGTCTCTTTGGTAAAGTAGTCCTTCTGCTCATTAGttttattcctgagctcattGAACTGCCCATCTGACTTTTCTCGTAACTCATCGAGTTTCCTGAtgcagctattttgaattctccaTCAGTTAGGTCCCAGTATTCCATGACTTTACGTCTAGTTTCTGGAGAATTGTCGTCTTTCTGTTGTCCCACGTGTTACCGTGCTTCTGCATGGTGCTTGGTGAGTTGTTCCTCTGCTGGCCCATTTGAAGTAGCCAGTACCTTCTTGGGTAGAGCTTTTTTACTTGGTTCTAACTTTCCTTTGGTTTTCGGCAGGTGGCGCTGTAGTGTGGGCTTTGGTTTCTCTTGCCTCTGCCGCTGCTGCCAGAGGTGCTGCGCTGGGCATGCTGGTGCTTGCTGTGCCTGGGGCTGTGCCTGTGGCTGATGTCGCCTCAAGGGGCACCGGACGGCGGGCACCTCTGCCACATTCGGGGTTGCCTGGGTCACGAGCACTGCCACCACagcaggcgggggggggggggggggggggggcggggccggaGCTGGGGTCGCAGGCGCCCTGCTGTGTCTAGCTTGTTGGGTTCGGGGCGCTGCTATGGCCTGTGCTGCTGCTGCCGGGGCAGGGGTCTCGGGCACCACGTCCACTGCTTCCTGGCCCTGCCCGTGCTGGGTCCCAGCCCACCCCCCGTGAGGTGTGCAGGGGCTCGGGGTCCCAGGGCGTGCCGGGCAGAGCTGTGGGCGTTTTACTGGTTGTAGGTGGAAGGGACAGACGGAGGGAGCATCTTCCTAAGGAGGCGAGATGCTGAAGTGCAGGGAGTGCAGTGGACTTAGAACTTAACGAGGCACATTCTTTGTGGAGCCTGGGGCCCCTTAGAAGTGGCCCGGTTAGAGGTGGCTCTCTGAGCCTGTCTGTGTGTCtggttctcttctctcctctcactGCAGTACCTGCAGTTCAAACTGGCAGATATGGTGGCCAGGCTGGTGGCCTCACGGCTGATGATCCGCAACGCAGCCGTGGCTCTGCAGGAGGAACGTGAGGATGCGGTGGCCCTGTGCTCCATGGCCAAGCTCTTCGCTACAGACGAATGCTTTGCGGTGAGTGGTGCTGCTGTCTGCCTCTCTTGGGCGACCGGCCTGTGGCGGGCCGCCCGGCTGCTCCTGGAATGCTGCGTAAGGCGTCAGTTATTCAGGAGAGGCCCACGTGGGCGCTCAGCCGGCACTTCACCTGCTCCACGCCGCCGCACATCAGGTTTTGTCTCTGCCCTTTGGCTGTGCGCTGGGTGAGATGCTGCCTTTGGAAGAAGGGTCAGACCACAGCACTGTTTAAATGTCAGGGACAGAGCCATTTCCACAGCGAGGCTGCATCTGCCGCTCACCAGAACTCCAGCTGGTGTGGGGCGGGCAGCCTCTCCCTGCAGACAGCAGGCGAGAAGGGCAGAGGCCTCTGAGTCCCTCGTGGGTGGGGACTGGCTCGCTCAGGAGGCAGACTTCCCTCGTTGTCCCTGTGCACACAGAACCGGAGACCCTCTGGCCTGGCTGGCACCTTCACCTTCCTCACGTTGGCTCAGGGCAGGCAGCCAGATCAGGGCTGGGGCGGAGAGAGGAGCCCCTGTTCCGGAGCCTTCTCAGAATCCGAGGTATCTAATCCCTTTGTCCCTGCAGATCTGCAACCAGGCCCTGCAGATGCACGGGGGCTACGGCTACCTGAAGGACTGCGCGGTCCAGCAGTACATGCGGGACTCCAGGGTCCATCAGATCCTCGAAGGTAAAAGTGGCCAAGGTGGTTCTCTCCCTTTCGGAGCCGTCACCCCTGCCGTCTGTCGCCGTGCTTCctgtcttcctcctccctccttgcTCCTGGCCCCCTCTGGAGGGGCCTGCTGTGCCGTCCTGACCTGGCCTGGGGGCCGGGAGGCCCTGCTCTGTCCCCACGGAAGTCACCGAGTCACCCCTCTCTGCTCTTTGCCTTTGTCATTTATAGAGACAGCACAAACGAAGATAACATCCgagaaagcattttgaaaactGCAGCAGCGGCTGTTCTTCACTGTTGTAAAATACTTGGTCCTCAGGGATCCCAGGACTTCTCCACAGTAACTTCCAGGGTAGATGTGAGCTAGTTTGATCTCCAGCCTCTACACACTGATCATGACCATCAGTGTTGCTAATGGAGCTTTCAGTAAATTAATTGTCACACATGGGCATCTTCTTGCCGATCACAGGCCCACGGGCAGGAGATGGGTAAGCTGCTGGCGTCGGGCTCTGCAGGACCTTCTCCACTCCACGCTGATTTGGAAGTCTTCAAATTACATGACTGTTGTTTAGCCAGTAGGCAGCTGAGGTTGTTACACTGTAGCAAAGGCAGCAGATGAGGCAAAGGCTTATGGAAGTGACTTTGAGTGAAGGAACCTGAAGGAAGCACCAGCCTCCCTGTGGCTTCTGAAGCATCCTTCTCAGACCCGACCAGCGTCAGGACCACTGGGAGGATTTGTGAGCACAGAGCTTCTGACTCCATGGGTCTTGGTGGGCCTGGGgatctgcatttctaacgagGGTTCAGGGAGGTTGCTCCTGCCTGTCTGGAAGCCACATTGAGAGCCACCACGGGGTGTCACGTCCAAGTCACAGGCTTTAGTATCTGCTTTCTGCTGCAAACCTTGTCCCTAAAGCGTGTTTATGAGCAGGGTTGCTAGTGCGCAGGCCAAACCCGTCGCCTCATTCCTTCTGTGACTCCAGTCGTACGTGGCTGTTGCTTTCCAGCCTTGGTGAGTGCGGCAGACTTCCCTTCATTCTGACTCTTTCAACCCTGTTAGAATAACTGAGAAAAGCCAGATATGCTTATTTCAGGCCACACCATCATCCACTTGTAGGAAAATGTGCGCACTGGTCTTCGTGACTTGTTTCACCCCAGACTTTGTTATTGGATCGATAGGAAATTTCAGCTTTGATTTTATTCGAGATGTGTGATTAGTCATTCCTCATGGTGGGGAATATTTCTTTTTGCAttaaaaagagtggaaataaaaaaataaactaaaaaaaaagagtggaaaaatGAAGCAAGCAACTGACCCCCCCCTTCTTTCAgggaaaatgtttttgtttttttaaaattcagttttctgaTTACCAGTGATGTTGGTATATTTATTGTTGAAGACttacaaaatataagaaaagttaaaaaagatcATTCATGTTTTGACATCAGAACTAATACTTTGGGCTCCTTTTATATTTAAGACCAAAAATATCTTCTTTTGGACCTTTTTCTGCGCTTGtatagatacattttttaaagttaatttttattggaggatagttgctttacaatgttgtattagtttctgctgtacagcaaagtgaatcagctatacatatgcatgtatcctctcttttttggatttccttcccatttaggtcaccacagagcaatgagtagagttccctgtgctatacaataggttctcattagttatctgttttatgcatagtgtgtatatgtcaatcccaatctcccaattcatcccaccccccataGATACATTTTTTTGAAGTAGAGTCATACTACGTATACTATTGTATGTtctgctgttttattttgtttgctttgacTATCAGGagaggttactttttttttttaacatctttattggagtataattgctttacagtggtatgttagtttctgctttataacaaagtgaatcagctatacgtatacatgtatccccatatctcctccctcttgtgtctccctcccaccccccctgtcccacccctctaggtggtcacagagcactgagctgatctccctgtgctatgcggctgcttcccactagctattttacgtttggtagtgtatatatgtccatatatagaggtttttttaaaagtaaattttttccTCACTTCCTGACATCTTTCAAGATAAAAAGCGAtgttgccgggcttccctggtggcgcagtggttgagagtccacctgccgatgcaggggacgtgggttcgtgccccggtctgggaagatcccacgtgccgcggagcggctgggcccgtgagccatggccgctgagcctgcgtgtccggagcctgtgctctgcaacgggagaggccacaacagtgagaggcccgtgtaccgcaaaaaaaaaaaaaaagcgacgTTGCCCTTTACATCCCTAGCCAGAGCTTTGCTGACTCTCAGGCCCGGCAGCTCCTAAGCCCCTCCATCCTCTCTCGCTCTTGCAGGCAGCAACGAAGTGATGCGGATACTGATCTCAAGAAGCCTGCTGCAGGAGTAGCCCCTGGACTGAGGCTCCGATGGGAGGATCAGTGTCGAGTGGTTCCATGTGGACGGCACTGTCACAGTGAGTCCAGGACGCGCTGGAAGGGCTGTGCTTGTCCAGGGCACCATCACAGCGTCAGCTGGAGGGCGGCACCTGGAGGACGGCAGGAGCTGCCCTGGCTGGAACGTTACAAGAAG
Encoded here:
- the ACAD8 gene encoding isobutyryl-CoA dehydrogenase, mitochondrial isoform X1, with protein sequence MLWVPWWRVGARLRGLRGGLQAPAESGRRGVVSCIDPSTGLNEEQKEFQKVAFNFAAREMAPNMAEWDQKELFPVDVMRKAAQLGFGGIYVRTDVGGSGLSRLDTSVIFEALATGCTSTTAYISIHNMCAWMIDTFGSEEQRHRFCPPLCTMEKFASYCLTEPGSGSDAASLLTSAKRRGDHYVLSGSKAFISGGGEADIYVVMCRTGGPGPKGISCIVVEKGTPGLSFGKKERKVGWNSQPTRAVIFEDCAVPVANRIGDEGQGFLIAMRGLNGGRINVASCSLGAAYASVILTRDHLKVRKQFGEPLASNQYLQFKLADMVARLVASRLMIRNAAVALQEEREDAVALCSMAKLFATDECFAICNQALQMHGGYGYLKDCAVQQYMRDSRVHQILEGSNEVMRILISRSLLQE
- the ACAD8 gene encoding isobutyryl-CoA dehydrogenase, mitochondrial isoform X4 yields the protein MLWVPWWRVGARLRGLRGGLQAPAESGRRGVVSCIDPSTGLNEEQKEFQKVAFNFAAREMAPNMAEWDQKELFPVDVMRKAAQLGFGGIYVRTDVGGSGLSRLDTSVIFEALATGCTSTTAYISIHNMCAWMIDTFGSEEQRHRFCPPLCTMEKFASYCLTEPGSGSDAASLLTSAKRRGDHYVLSGSKAFISGGGEADIYVVMCRTGGPGPKGISCIVVEKGTPGLSFGKKERKYLQFKLADMVARLVASRLMIRNAAVALQEEREDAVALCSMAKLFATDECFAICNQALQMHGGYGYLKDCAVQQYMRDSRVHQILEGSNEVMRILISRSLLQE
- the ACAD8 gene encoding isobutyryl-CoA dehydrogenase, mitochondrial isoform X2; the encoded protein is MFSTLEDSLSLLPVTVKCTALLQDLFLNLEASTGLNEEQKEFQKVAFNFAAREMAPNMAEWDQKELFPVDVMRKAAQLGFGGIYVRTDVGGSGLSRLDTSVIFEALATGCTSTTAYISIHNMCAWMIDTFGSEEQRHRFCPPLCTMEKFASYCLTEPGSGSDAASLLTSAKRRGDHYVLSGSKAFISGGGEADIYVVMCRTGGPGPKGISCIVVEKGTPGLSFGKKERKVGWNSQPTRAVIFEDCAVPVANRIGDEGQGFLIAMRGLNGGRINVASCSLGAAYASVILTRDHLKVRKQFGEPLASNQYLQFKLADMVARLVASRLMIRNAAVALQEEREDAVALCSMAKLFATDECFAICNQALQMHGGYGYLKDCAVQQYMRDSRVHQILEGSNEVMRILISRSLLQE
- the ACAD8 gene encoding isobutyryl-CoA dehydrogenase, mitochondrial isoform X3, which encodes MAPNMAEWDQKELFPVDVMRKAAQLGFGGIYVRTDVGGSGLSRLDTSVIFEALATGCTSTTAYISIHNMCAWMIDTFGSEEQRHRFCPPLCTMEKFASYCLTEPGSGSDAASLLTSAKRRGDHYVLSGSKAFISGGGEADIYVVMCRTGGPGPKGISCIVVEKGTPGLSFGKKERKVGWNSQPTRAVIFEDCAVPVANRIGDEGQGFLIAMRGLNGGRINVASCSLGAAYASVILTRDHLKVRKQFGEPLASNQYLQFKLADMVARLVASRLMIRNAAVALQEEREDAVALCSMAKLFATDECFAICNQALQMHGGYGYLKDCAVQQYMRDSRVHQILEGSNEVMRILISRSLLQE